In one Pueribacillus theae genomic region, the following are encoded:
- the ndk gene encoding nucleoside-diphosphate kinase — translation MEKTFLMVKPDGVQRNLVGEIVSRFEKKGYKLVGAKLMVISQELAEQHYDEHKERPFFGELVDFITSGPVFAMVWEGDNVIAAARKMMGATNPLEADIGTIRGDFGIQVGMNIIHGSDSPESAEREINLFFNENEINDYEKTISKWI, via the coding sequence GTGGAAAAAACGTTTCTAATGGTAAAACCTGATGGTGTTCAACGAAATTTAGTCGGTGAGATTGTATCCCGTTTTGAGAAAAAAGGATACAAATTAGTTGGAGCAAAGCTCATGGTGATTTCCCAAGAGCTGGCTGAACAGCATTACGATGAACATAAAGAGCGCCCTTTTTTTGGCGAGCTTGTTGACTTTATCACTTCCGGTCCTGTATTTGCGATGGTTTGGGAAGGAGACAATGTTATTGCTGCTGCGAGGAAAATGATGGGTGCAACAAATCCGCTCGAAGCAGATATAGGTACAATTCGCGGCGATTTCGGCATTCAAGTGGGAATGAATATTATTCACGGTTCTGATTCTCCTGAAAGCGCTGAAAGAGAAATTAACCTTTTCTTTAATGAAAATGAAATAAATGATTACGAAAAAACAATTTCGAAATGGATTTAA
- the hepT gene encoding heptaprenyl diphosphate synthase component II — protein sequence MNLKTIYASLRADLSLIEKEMELSLCTEEPILFQTSKQLLKAGGKRLRPVFVLLSGKFGDYHIDKIKEVAVALELIHTASLVHDDVIDDADLRRGEPTVKAKWNNQTAMYTGDYILAKALERITLIESQEAHITLSETIKEVTIGEIEQIRDQFNWDQNLRSYLRRIKRKTALLISVSCRLGALVSDVPKHQQKHLERFGYFAGMSFQITDDILDFVGTKAKLGKPSGGDLKQGNVTLPALLAMSDPYIKEKITATLKNKNTNEKELNEALHLIKSSGAIECSENMSNAYLHKAQLELSNLPACKARQSLEKIAEYIGKRKF from the coding sequence ATGAATTTAAAGACGATCTATGCTTCATTGCGAGCCGATTTATCATTGATAGAGAAAGAGATGGAGCTTTCACTCTGTACGGAGGAGCCTATTTTGTTCCAAACCTCGAAACAATTATTAAAAGCAGGAGGCAAGCGCCTTCGCCCGGTTTTCGTATTGCTCTCGGGGAAATTTGGAGACTATCATATTGATAAAATAAAAGAAGTGGCTGTCGCACTTGAATTAATACATACAGCATCCCTCGTCCATGATGATGTGATCGATGATGCGGATTTAAGAAGAGGAGAACCAACTGTAAAAGCGAAATGGAACAATCAAACAGCAATGTATACAGGCGACTATATTTTGGCAAAGGCATTGGAGCGAATTACCCTCATCGAGTCCCAAGAAGCTCACATTACGTTATCAGAAACAATTAAAGAAGTAACAATTGGAGAAATTGAACAAATTCGCGATCAATTTAATTGGGATCAAAATTTACGCAGTTATTTACGAAGAATAAAAAGGAAAACAGCCCTATTAATATCTGTTAGCTGCCGCCTTGGCGCTCTTGTTAGCGACGTGCCCAAACACCAACAGAAGCATCTTGAACGTTTTGGTTATTTTGCAGGGATGTCTTTCCAAATTACGGATGATATTCTTGATTTCGTTGGGACAAAAGCAAAGCTTGGAAAACCTTCCGGCGGTGACTTAAAACAAGGCAACGTCACTTTGCCTGCTTTGCTTGCGATGTCAGATCCTTATATTAAAGAAAAAATAACGGCAACGCTGAAAAATAAGAATACAAATGAGAAAGAACTAAATGAAGCATTGCATCTCATTAAATCTTCCGGCGCGATTGAATGCTCGGAAAACATGAGCAATGCCTATTTACATAAAGCACAGTTGGAGCTATCAAATCTTCCGGCTTGCAAAGCAAGGCAATCACTGGAGAAAATCGCTGAATACATCGGAAAGCGAAAATTTTGA
- a CDS encoding demethylmenaquinone methyltransferase, which produces MNSSKEQRVHQVFENISDKYDYMNSVISFNRHISWRKDTMKRMNVKKGATALDVCCGTADWTIMLSESVGEKGTVHGLDFSKNMLEIGQAKVDQLKYNNIKLTQGNAMNLPYEDDSFDYVTIGFGLRNVPDYLQVLKEMRRVVKPGGTVVCLETSQPTLPVFRQAYYFYFKHIMPLLGKWLAKSYQEYSWLQESAKDFPNSNELSDLFRQAGLENIRVKKYSGGVAAMHLGYKRK; this is translated from the coding sequence ATGAACTCTTCAAAAGAACAACGTGTGCATCAGGTGTTTGAAAACATTTCAGATAAATATGATTATATGAACTCGGTCATTAGTTTTAATCGCCATATTTCGTGGCGCAAGGATACAATGAAACGAATGAACGTTAAAAAGGGTGCGACAGCATTAGATGTTTGCTGTGGAACGGCAGACTGGACAATCATGTTATCTGAATCTGTTGGTGAAAAAGGCACTGTACACGGACTAGACTTCAGCAAAAATATGCTTGAAATAGGTCAGGCGAAAGTTGATCAGTTGAAATATAATAATATTAAACTAACCCAAGGAAATGCAATGAATCTCCCCTACGAAGATGATTCATTTGATTATGTTACAATCGGCTTTGGCCTTCGCAACGTTCCAGATTATTTACAAGTTTTAAAAGAAATGAGGCGTGTCGTAAAGCCCGGTGGTACGGTTGTATGCCTTGAAACTTCACAGCCGACATTACCCGTATTCAGACAAGCCTACTACTTTTATTTTAAACATATTATGCCGCTTCTAGGTAAATGGCTGGCAAAAAGTTATCAAGAGTATTCATGGCTTCAAGAATCTGCAAAAGATTTTCCTAATAGCAATGAACTTAGCGATCTTTTTCGACAGGCCGGTCTTGAAAACATTCGGGTTAAAAAATATTCAGGTGGTGTCGCAGCGATGCATCTCGGATATAAACGAAAGTAA
- a CDS encoding heptaprenyl diphosphate synthase component 1 — MNSNELFIEAAELKDRIRQAIYHPYLLKYIEPPKIDEEKLLILCSISNEKNDNIKQETILSTMLVQIALDIHDNVLLIDLTSNSQKERQLTVLAGDYYSSLYYKRLSLINERRLIRMLADGIKEVNELKTLFLYGENLDTKQLLHIQWRIEGCILNQFSLAVRRQKISPIINEFFLLKRLMKEKELIDNGLFSLWIHLFGRQFTSNRSNKKNVELLPQEIYKKAVQTVDSLIIKSCKKIEAMLKNDEDDIVSSIVKRQLSLFKASNSLFE; from the coding sequence ATGAACAGCAATGAACTTTTTATTGAAGCGGCTGAATTGAAAGATAGAATACGCCAGGCCATCTATCATCCTTATTTGCTAAAATATATTGAACCACCGAAAATTGACGAGGAAAAGTTACTGATTTTGTGTTCGATTTCGAATGAAAAAAATGACAACATTAAACAAGAAACCATTTTAAGTACAATGCTCGTTCAAATCGCTTTAGATATCCATGACAATGTCTTGCTTATTGATTTAACTTCGAACTCTCAAAAAGAGCGACAACTTACCGTTTTGGCGGGGGATTATTACAGTAGTTTGTATTATAAGCGTCTCTCGTTGATTAATGAACGACGGCTTATTCGTATGCTTGCAGATGGAATAAAAGAGGTAAATGAGCTCAAAACACTTTTCCTATATGGCGAAAATTTGGATACTAAACAGTTGCTCCATATTCAATGGAGAATTGAGGGTTGTATTTTAAACCAATTTTCATTAGCGGTAAGAAGACAAAAAATCTCTCCAATCATCAATGAGTTTTTTCTTTTAAAACGCTTAATGAAAGAGAAAGAATTAATCGATAACGGCCTTTTCTCGTTGTGGATCCATTTGTTTGGCCGGCAATTCACTTCTAATCGTTCGAATAAAAAAAATGTCGAATTACTTCCGCAAGAAATTTATAAAAAAGCAGTTCAAACTGTCGATTCTCTCATTATCAAAAGTTGTAAAAAAATAGAAGCCATGTTAAAAAATGACGAGGATGATATCGTTTCTTCAATTGTCAAAAGACAGTTATCTTTATTTAAGGCTAGTAACAGTTTATTCGAATAA
- the mtrB gene encoding trp RNA-binding attenuation protein MtrB, which produces MNGQDFFVIKAKENGVNVIGLTRGSDTRFHHSEKLDKGEVMIAQFTEHTSAMKIRGKAIIQTSHGTIDTED; this is translated from the coding sequence ATGAATGGACAAGATTTTTTTGTTATAAAAGCGAAAGAAAATGGTGTTAATGTCATTGGCTTAACGAGAGGATCGGACACACGATTCCACCATTCTGAAAAACTCGATAAAGGCGAAGTCATGATTGCTCAGTTCACTGAACACACATCAGCAATGAAAATTCGAGGCAAAGCCATCATTCAAACGAGTCATGGAACCATTGATACTGAAGACTAA
- the folE gene encoding GTP cyclohydrolase I FolE: protein MARFDSEKIEQAVKMIIEAIGEDPNREGLIDTPKRVARMYEEVFQGLNQNPKDYFATIFGEEHEELVLVKNIPFYSMCEHHLVPFFGEAHVAYIPKDGKVTGLSKLARAVESVARRPQLQERITSTVANSIVETLSPHGVMVVVEAEHMCMTMRGIKKPGAITVTSAVRGCFENDPASRAEVLNLMIKK from the coding sequence ATGGCGCGATTTGATAGCGAAAAAATAGAGCAAGCTGTAAAAATGATTATTGAAGCGATCGGGGAAGATCCGAATAGAGAAGGCCTTATTGATACGCCCAAAAGAGTGGCACGCATGTATGAGGAAGTTTTCCAAGGATTGAATCAAAATCCAAAAGATTATTTTGCAACGATTTTTGGCGAAGAACATGAGGAACTTGTTCTTGTAAAAAATATACCGTTTTACTCGATGTGTGAACATCACCTCGTTCCTTTTTTTGGAGAAGCTCATGTCGCATATATTCCAAAAGATGGAAAAGTCACTGGACTTAGCAAACTCGCCCGGGCTGTTGAAAGCGTGGCACGCAGGCCGCAGCTTCAGGAAAGGATTACTTCAACGGTCGCTAATTCGATTGTAGAGACGTTGTCTCCACATGGAGTGATGGTTGTTGTAGAAGCTGAACATATGTGTATGACAATGAGGGGCATTAAGAAACCGGGAGCAATCACTGTTACTTCTGCTGTACGGGGTTGCTTTGAGAATGATCCTGCTTCAAGAGCTGAAGTTCTAAATTTAATGATTAAAAAATAA
- a CDS encoding HU family DNA-binding protein: protein MNKTDLINAVAEVTEISKKDATKAVDAVFDAITDTLKKGEKVQLIGFGNFEVRERAARKGRNPQTGEEIDIAASKVPAFKPGKALKDAVK, encoded by the coding sequence ATGAACAAAACTGATTTAATTAATGCTGTAGCAGAAGTTACTGAGATTTCAAAGAAGGATGCTACAAAAGCGGTTGATGCTGTTTTTGATGCGATTACTGACACACTTAAAAAAGGTGAAAAAGTACAATTAATCGGCTTTGGTAACTTTGAAGTTCGCGAACGCGCTGCTCGTAAAGGTAGAAATCCTCAAACAGGTGAGGAGATTGATATTGCGGCAAGTAAAGTTCCGGCTTTCAAACCGGGGAAAGCCCTAAAAGACGCGGTTAAATAA
- the spoIVA gene encoding stage IV sporulation protein A: protein MERVDIFKDIAERTGGDIYLGVVGPVRTGKSTFIKKFMELVVLPNIENEADKVRAQDELPQSAAGRTIMTTEPKFVPNNAVSINVDEGLDVNIRLVDCVGYAVPSAKGYEDESGPRMINTPWYDEPIPFQEASEIGTRKVIQEHSTLGVVVTTDGSIGELPREEYIEPEERVVNELKEVGKPFIMIINSAQPHHPDTNELRKSLIEKYDIPVIATSVENMTEQDIHVVLKEVLFEFPVLEVNVNLPSWVMVLKEEHWLRGSYEEVVRETVKDIKRLRDVDRVVNQFGDYEFIDDAKLAGIEMGQGIAEIDLYAPDDLYDQILKEVVGVEIRGKDHLLQLMQEFAHAKSEYDQVSDALKMVKQTGYGIAAPSLNDMSLDEPEIIRQGSRFGVRLKAVAPSIHMIKVDVQSEFAPIIGTEKQSEELVRYLMQDFEEDPLSIWNSDIFGRSLNSLVREGIQAKLSLMPENARYKLKETLERIINEGSGGLIAIIL, encoded by the coding sequence ATGGAAAGAGTAGATATCTTTAAAGATATAGCTGAACGCACAGGAGGTGATATTTATCTTGGTGTCGTTGGCCCTGTGAGAACTGGAAAATCCACTTTCATAAAAAAATTTATGGAACTGGTCGTCCTTCCAAATATTGAAAATGAGGCGGATAAAGTAAGAGCACAGGACGAACTTCCGCAAAGTGCTGCCGGCAGAACAATTATGACGACAGAGCCAAAGTTTGTCCCGAATAACGCCGTTTCAATCAATGTTGATGAAGGTCTTGATGTGAATATTAGACTAGTTGATTGCGTAGGTTACGCGGTACCAAGCGCTAAGGGCTATGAAGATGAATCTGGCCCTAGAATGATTAATACCCCTTGGTATGATGAACCCATTCCTTTCCAAGAGGCTTCTGAAATTGGAACACGAAAAGTGATTCAAGAGCACTCAACATTGGGGGTTGTCGTAACAACCGATGGTTCGATTGGCGAGCTTCCAAGAGAAGAATATATTGAACCGGAAGAAAGGGTCGTTAATGAGCTTAAGGAAGTTGGTAAACCGTTTATTATGATTATCAACTCAGCACAGCCTCACCATCCGGATACGAACGAATTAAGAAAATCGCTTATCGAAAAGTATGATATTCCAGTCATTGCGACAAGTGTTGAAAACATGACTGAACAAGATATTCATGTCGTTTTAAAAGAAGTATTGTTTGAGTTTCCGGTTTTGGAGGTCAATGTTAACCTGCCTAGCTGGGTAATGGTGCTTAAAGAAGAACATTGGTTAAGGGGAAGTTATGAAGAAGTTGTTAGAGAGACCGTTAAGGATATTAAACGGCTGCGGGATGTCGATCGTGTCGTCAATCAATTTGGAGATTATGAATTCATCGATGATGCGAAGCTGGCGGGGATCGAGATGGGGCAAGGAATTGCGGAAATCGATCTTTATGCACCGGATGATTTATATGACCAAATTCTAAAAGAAGTTGTAGGAGTTGAAATACGGGGTAAAGACCACCTGCTTCAGCTTATGCAGGAGTTCGCCCATGCGAAATCGGAATATGATCAAGTATCGGATGCATTGAAGATGGTGAAGCAGACAGGTTACGGCATTGCGGCGCCATCGCTGAATGATATGAGTTTGGACGAACCGGAGATTATTAGACAAGGCTCACGCTTTGGCGTAAGGCTTAAAGCTGTCGCACCGTCGATACACATGATAAAAGTGGATGTCCAATCGGAATTCGCGCCAATCATCGGCACTGAAAAACAAAGTGAGGAATTGGTAAGATACTTAATGCAGGATTTTGAAGAAGATCCACTTTCAATTTGGAACTCTGATATTTTCGGAAGGTCTCTCAACTCACTTGTCAGAGAAGGAATCCAGGCTAAATTATCGTTGATGCCTGAAAATGCCAGATATAAATTAAAAGAAACGCTTGAGAGAATTATTAACGAAGGTTCAGGCGGCTTAATTGCAATTATATTATAA
- a CDS encoding DUF2768 domain-containing protein, with amino-acid sequence MSPGLMKMWVSFVAIALMFIAVFTIMISRDKLKGVLKVIVSAFAYLCMITAGLIIFIVVFSGPVPE; translated from the coding sequence ATGTCACCAGGATTAATGAAAATGTGGGTTTCTTTTGTTGCAATTGCATTAATGTTTATTGCTGTTTTTACGATTATGATTAGCAGGGACAAGCTTAAAGGCGTTCTAAAAGTTATCGTTTCTGCCTTTGCCTATTTGTGTATGATCACAGCAGGATTGATTATATTTATCGTTGTATTTAGCGGACCGGTGCCAGAATAA
- a CDS encoding stage VI sporulation protein F: MNQNFFDNIEKKTNVKKEDIFKLANSVSNANFKDERTVRKLIADVARLANVPVSKEKEDKIVDAIVNNNMPADLSQLAKMINKK, translated from the coding sequence TTGAATCAAAACTTCTTTGATAATATTGAAAAGAAAACAAATGTAAAGAAAGAAGACATTTTTAAACTAGCAAACTCAGTTAGCAACGCCAATTTCAAAGATGAAAGAACGGTACGAAAACTGATTGCAGACGTAGCCAGGCTCGCAAATGTTCCAGTATCAAAAGAAAAAGAAGACAAGATTGTGGATGCAATCGTAAATAACAATATGCCTGCTGATTTATCCCAGTTAGCTAAAATGATAAATAAAAAATAA